In Humulus lupulus chromosome 7, drHumLupu1.1, whole genome shotgun sequence, the following are encoded in one genomic region:
- the LOC133791361 gene encoding GPN-loop GTPase QQT2-like: protein MVAGRVWRCHFEWSRMEADDGEGGGCGGRMVVMVSILEENIDIRDIVRYMEVMKQFNLGPNGGILTSLNLFATKFDEVVSVIERREDELDYVLVDTPGQIEIFTWSASGAIITEAFASTFPTVVTYVVDTPRSSSPVTFMSNMLYACSILYKTRLPLVLAFNKIDVAQHQFSLEWMEDFEAFQAAINADDSYSSTLTQSLSLVLDEFYKNLRSVGVSAVSGAGMDDFFKAIEASSAEYMETYKADLDKRCSEKQRLEEERRKENMDKLRKDMEKSNGETVVLSTGLKNKEETSKVMMDEENEEVDEDFELFSEDEDAIDEDEDEEVSRFSF, encoded by the exons ATGGTGGCTGGCCGTGTATGGAGGTGCCACTTTGAGTGGTCACGGATGGAGGCCGATGATGGTGagggtggtggttgtggtggccGAATGGTGGTTATGGTG AGTATTCTTGAAGAAAACATTGATATTAGAGATATCGTTCGCTACATGGAAGTCATGAAGCAATTTAATCTTGGACCCAATGGTGGAATTCTTACTTCACTTAACTTGTTTGCTACTAAGTTTGATGAG GTAGTCTCAGTTATTGAGAGACGAGAAGATGAGCTTGATTATGTACTTGTAGACACTCCTGGTCAGATTGAGATATTCACTTGGTCTGCTTCTGGTGCAATCATCACCGAAGCTTTTGCTTCTACATTTCCTACTGTGGTCACATATGTAGTTGACACACCCCGCTCGTCTAGCCCAGTAACTTTTATGAGCAATATGCTTTATGCTTGTAGTATACTTTACAAGACACGGTTGCCTCTTGTGCTCGCATTTAACAAGATCGATGTGGCTCAACATCAATTTTCTTTAGAGTGGATGGAAGATTTTGAAGCATTTCAAGCTGCAATAAATGCAGATGACTCTTACTCCTCAACTTTAACCCAGAGCCTCTCCCTTGTACTGGATGAGTTTTATAAGAATTTACGTTCTGTTGGTGTATCTGCGGTTTCTGGTGCTGGAATGGATGACTTTTTTAAGGCAATAGAAGCAAGTTCTGCAGAGTATATGGAAACTTATAAGGCTGATCTTGACAAGAGATGTTCAGAGAAGCAGCGGTTGGAGGAAGAGCGGAGGAAGGAGAATATGGATAAACTGAGGAAGGATATGGAGAAGTCCAACGGTGAAACTGTGGTTTTAAGTACTGGTTTGAAAAACAAAGAAGAGACCAGTAAAGTCATGATGgatgaagaaaatgaagaagtAGATGAGGATTTTGAGTTATTTTCTGAAGATGAGGATGCTATAGATGAGGATGAAGATGAAGAGGTTTCTCGGTTCTCATTTTAA